Part of the Oncorhynchus tshawytscha isolate Ot180627B linkage group LG23, Otsh_v2.0, whole genome shotgun sequence genome, aagaaaagtccTAAGAGAGTGGAATGAATGGATCCTGTGTAGTCCTTGAGTATCCTTCAGCTCCATCCTAAGTTACCAGCTCCAGCCTCTCCTTTCCCACAGCTTGACAGAGACAGCTGGCCTCGTGATCTGTCTCATGATGTTCTTTTTACGAATATCAGAttgtccatccatccctccaacaCAGGAGGGATTTGCCATTGTTGGTAACGAGAAGAATGAGACAGTAGAGGAATTCTTATTCAGTCAGTGTGGAAAGGCCTGTTCCCAGTTTCACAAGCGCCAAACTAGAAAACAATCAGCTTTTCAAAAAAAGGTTGTAGTATAGATGATttgtaacacaaaaaaatactTTCATTATGTAAAAAAGTGACCCAGACTAAACAAAGTCCTGATGATTGGACAAGGAAAATAAAAACTACTTTGATCTCATAAACTGTCACTAAACCGTGTCAGTGGATCAGAGCTTATTGGTGACTATGAATACAAACttgaacatgtttttttttttttataagagtTAATAACAACGTGGTGCAGCTTTTTGCTTTATTTTTTGCTTCtttatctcctccttccttccggAACACAGAGGTCACTGAAGTCCACTAGAGTCCATCCTAACCCCCCAACCACTCAGTCCTGTTCCATCCGCAGTCTCTGGCAGCTCATGACACATCAACAACATGAGTTCATCACATCAGCTTCTCCTCAAGAAAAAGTATTGAGTTTGTTTTTAGGCAGAGTCCGGTCAAGTCATAGGTCAGGGGTCATAAGGCTACGAGGGTGCAGGGATGCTTGAGTTTACAAGGCAGGACTCCTCTGTTGAGCTGGTAGAACTCCACCAGCTGGATCAGGTCGGTGAATTTGGTGGACCCGTCGTCAAGGCTGAAGAAGATCTGGCCGTCCTCTTCACACTGCAGGACGGACCATAGAGACAACAGTCAGGTGAGAACAAGAGGAAGTAATGAACAACAAAAGTTACTTTACTCCATAAAATTGTTGGCTGTTTTACTTGGTTTTCTAGTGTGCCTGTAGAcataagagagagggggaggtcaaAGAGAGAAGCCCAGAGGCAAGGTAAAGCTCACTTACCGGTAAGATCTGGAAATGCTTAATTTTCTGGTGATGGCACAGTGTGAGGACAAAGGCCTTTGGGTTGCTTTGACTGTCCCTCAAGAGAAACAACCTGAGCAGAAAATCAGTCTTTGGTGAAAACTTCAACGTCTGTCAAATTTACAAATTTAAATCCAACATATGTTGGCATGTGGGCTGGACATTCTGAAGATGCAAGACACTTTAATAACGAAATAAATCCTGATCAAACATTAGGTTGGCAGTGTGGTTGCAGAGACTGAGGAGCCTTACCCGTCCACCTGGCCTTGTTGGTGGATCATCCGATGGGACTCTTCTCGCGTTATCCGCCCATGGAACCACAGCTGTGTTCTGTGAATAACTGGACgtggaagtggaaaggagagctTTAGGACAGGGTCAAGGCTTTATCTACACAGAATGTAGCCAACTCAAATAACACAGGGATTGTGAGAACTTATGTTGTTGAATTACCTGAGTTTAataaacagggatgtagtggactgGGACTACCTAGAATGTTCATCCGTTGACTTCTCTTCTGAgatacagaacaaacaaacatggaTTAGTTTGTTAATAAAAAGGTTCTCCGTGACGGAGAGCATGATAGCTTTGTGACAAGCATGATCCATAGAAAAGTTGTTGCACTCTTGCTCAGATTATTTATAAAATCACCAACGTTTCAGCAGTAAATTTTCTTTCAGACCATAAGGTCATATAAGCATTGTAATATCTTAATAACGTCGGAGTGGCATTGTGGTCACGTTGTAGTAACATTGCTGTAACGTAGCTACGTTGTAGTAACATTGCTGTAACGTAGTTACGTTGTAGTAACATTGCTGTAACGTAGTTACGTTGTAGTAACATAGTTACGTTGTAGTAACATTGCTGTAACGTGGTCACGTTGTAGTAACATTGCTGTAACGTAGCTACGTTGTAGTAACATTGCTGTAACGTGGTCACGTTGTAGTAACATTGCTGTAACGTAGTTACGTTGTAGTAACATTGCTGTAACGTAGCTACGTTGTAGTAACATTGCTGTAACGTGGTCACGTTGTAGTAACATTGCTGTAACGTAgctacgttgtagtaacgttgtagTAACATTGCTGTAACGTAGTTACGTTGTAGTAACATTGCTGTAACGTAGTTACGTTGTAGTAACATTGCTGTAACGTAGCTACGTTGTAGTAACATTGCTGTAACGTAGCTACGTTGTAGTAACATTGCTGTAACGTAGCTACGTTGTAGTAACATTGCTGTAACGTAGCTACGTTGTAGTAACATTGCTGTAACGTAGCTACGTTGTAGTAACATTGCTGTAACGTAGCTACGTTGTAGTAACATTGCTGTAACGTAGCTACGTTGTAGTAACATTGCTGTAATGTAGCTACGTTGTAGTAACATTGCTGTAACGTAGTTACGTTGTAGTAACATTGCTGTAACGTAGTTACGTTGTAGTAACATTGCTGTAACGTAGCTACGTTGTAGTAACATTGCTGTAACGTAGCTACGTTGTAGTAACATTGCTGTAACGTAGTTACGTTGTAGTAACATTGCTGTAACGTAGCTACGTTGTAGTAACATTGCTGTAACGTAGCTACGTTGTAGTAACATTGCTGTAACGTAGCTACGTTGTAGTAACATTGCTGTAACGTAGCTACGTTGTAGTAACATTGCTGTAACGTAGCTACGTTGAAGTAACATTGCTGTAATGTAGCTACGTTGTAGTAAGGTTGTATTATTGTTGTAGAACCATTGTAATAGTAACATTGTAGTAAGGTTGTAGTAATGTTGTAGAAAGAGACTCACCCTCCAGGCATTGCCCTCCTCCATGGCAGCGCTCTGGGCCTCCAAGGGATTGTCGATCACCCTGCCTATCCTTCCTGAGAAATCCATGGCAACCAGAGAATTCTCGGACACACTCCGCTAGGGGGAGACAAAGCAGTGTCAATGTCAATATACTTCCAATGTAGAAAATGCCCTGTTACAGTACTAGGGCTATTTCTCAATTATCTGACATTgaagtcctcctctctcctcaaatGCACTGGACAGGgaacctagcggttaagagtgttgggccagtaaccgaaaggttgctggttcgaatccccaaaaTAGAGGACACAAAGAATCAAGAAAGACAACCGAGAAAGAGGCTGGATGTTAACAACAGTTTGGCTGGTACCTGTAAGGAGCTAAAAGGAGAGGCTTACCACTGGTGTTGAAAAGTGTGACAGAGTTTTTCTCTGCTGAGGAATCTTGTAGTTCTGATAGAGGACTATTCCATACTGTGAAGAATAAGGAGAATATCCACAAATGAAAAGGTTTGCTTTTGTTTGGGTTAAGTCAACCAATAGGAAACCTTACAAAATATTCATCAAATTCATAAAGATAGATAGTTATACCATGCAACTTTAAATACTGATTCTCACAACAACCCAAGTGAACTGGCATCTGATACAACCCTCTGGTAATAACTGAGGCACTACTTTTGCAGTGTATTGAGGGCTTGTTGCCATGGCGTTGGTACCTTGAAGAGTCTGAAGGCTGTCATCCAGGATGTTCTGCTCTGTTCGTCTTCAGTACACAACATCCTCAACTCTTTCAGCTCAGTCCTCTTGTTGGGCTGTCAATTAACACACAACAACCAATTAGAGAGACCAAATAAACACCCCATAATTAGAAACAACCATTCAGACAGTATGGTTGTACTAAAACCCTCCTCCCTCGTACACTAACATATTCCATGAGATGATAGATGATCTTGTTCAGGGTTGGCGGGCGGGGGGGACTGTAATCCATTATGTTAATagcaaaatattgtaatcagattacagatacttttgaaaaactggaTGATTACTTCTAGGATGACTTTGAATCCACCTGAgcgagtcagagaccactatgatgacacaccaaatgtgttagATGGCTTGCGGGAATAGAGCAGGAATGGGCTTTTGTAGACTACAGTCCAAAGATTGTTCAACTTGAATAAATGCGTAGAAGTAAGGATGACAGTAGTGGTGTAGCCTAcaggcgatacggatatcacgtGTTATTGATATCTACATGGCACAATGATGTGAATCACACCGCTGCTCTCTCTATTAGTTATTTACTCATTACGGATTGTGATTGTTGTAGATGGCTATTTACAAATGCTtatgtgtattttaacccaataatgGTCGAAttgaagtttaagctgcctatcaatcattgtttttgcaaCCAGTTGACAGCGAGTGAAAAGAATGCACTCCCTCAACAGCTgtatagtgcggatcccagcctatggaataacagttTGAGTTGCTCCCTTCTAAACTCCTCTGTGGTATTGTGCTCCATTAtgtcaaaaacaagtttcatttaAGAAGACCacaagtggggcttttattgctcattCTAATTTGTGCGGATTCAAAATGCCCATGGGCCTAATGGATACATGATCAAACTCACACACTTAGACTTAAACAGCTGCAAATGATCCAGATACCAAAGTGTTACCAACAAAAACAtatacaataggcctatagcaaatgcagcatacggcatacattttttacatgcaAATAGCTCTTTTCGGGAAGctctcaaagcatgccattccatgagagcagcatttatttattttacttgaagcaatgagcccaatcagtcctccatgaaaacaaaaacaacagagtagggctggctaataagtcctttgtTTTTGGGTTGTGCTCGGGTAAAACAATTTgcctaatctatacttccatatttctaGGTCTTATTCTTCAAGATAAAGGGGTATTAAATGAATTGGAATGGCTAAATACTGTAGGCTAATTGTATTATTATCTGTATAAAATGAGAAAGAATGGATTAGAAGAAGCCAACATAAcaaacccataaagtaaaatgaaACATTAATTTATGGCCAGTTAT contains:
- the LOC112222535 gene encoding growth factor receptor-bound protein 10 isoform X6; translated protein: MPSCSPDCCLLQAVEIINIFSEDGMGKVVEIPADMTARDLCQLLVYKSHCVDDNSWALVEHHPLLGLERCLEDHELVVQVQASMTSEGRFLFRKNYAKYEFFRNPLNFFPEHMVAWCQETNGAIPPSQLLQNFLNSSSCPEIQGFLYVKEMGRKSWKKLYVFLRRSGLYFSTKGTSKEPRHLQLLADLEDSNVFTVTTGKKLHSAPTDYEFCIKPNKRTELKELRMLCTEDEQSRTSWMTAFRLFKYGIVLYQNYKIPQQRKTLSHFSTPVRSVSENSLVAMDFSGRIGRVIDNPLEAQSAAMEEGNAWRKRSQRMNILGSPSPLHPCLLNSVIHRTQLWFHGRITREESHRMIHQQGQVDGLFLLRDSQSNPKAFVLTLCHHQKIKHFQILPCEEDGQIFFSLDDGSTKFTDLIQLVEFYQLNRGVLPCKLKHPCTLVAL